A section of the Cololabis saira isolate AMF1-May2022 chromosome 16, fColSai1.1, whole genome shotgun sequence genome encodes:
- the LOC133462159 gene encoding rho-related GTP-binding protein RhoV-like — translation MAQVSQRVDKPHRLREELSCMLVGDGAVGKTTIIISYIFNGYNSEYKQTAFDVFTGLVHVNGIPTRLKLIDTAGQEDFGHLRSLCYAHVDVFILCFSLVNPVSFDNITSKWIPQIRAANQTSPIVLVGSQADLCHNVGVLVHLDRLNTRPVSFSRARRLAHRVGAHNYIECSALTQHNLKDVFDCAVFAAIKHKKRSSKSRKLSPLERLKSFCDCGWRKIFRFI, via the exons aTGGCACAAGTCAGTCAGAGGGTTGACAAACCACACAGACTGAGAGAAGAGCTGAGCTGCATGCTGGTTGGTGATGGAGCAGTGGGGAAGACTACTATAATCATCAGTTACATTTTCAATGGATACAACAGCGAGTACAAGCAAACAGCATTTGATGTTTTCACTG GTTTGGTTCATGTGAATGGAATCCCAACTCGTCTCAAACTGATAGACACAGCCGGCCAG GAAGACTTTGGCCATCTTCGCTCTCTGTGTTACGCCCATGTGGACGTCTTCATCCTCTGCTTCAGCCTTGTGAATCCCGTCTCCTTTGACAATATCACCTCCAAATGGATCCCACAGATCCGCGCCGCCAACCAGACCTCACCCATCGTTCTGGTAGGAAGCCAGGCGGACCTTTGTCACAATGTGGGCGTCCTCGTTCACCTGGACCGACTAAACACCAGACCGGTGAGCTTTAGTCGGGCCAGGAGGCTCGCTCACAGGGTTGGAGCTCATAATTATATTGAGTGTTCAGCTCTCACACAGCACAACCTCAAAGATGTGTTTGACTGTGCTGTATTTGCTGCCATTAAGCACAAGAAGAGGAGCTCTAAATCCAGAAAGCTCAGCCCACTTGAACGTTTAAAGTCTTTTTGTGATTGTGGATGGAGAAAAATCTTCAGATTCATCTGA